From a region of the Alloyangia pacifica genome:
- a CDS encoding DUF4214 domain-containing protein, with the protein MAQLRHVTTQFAGGALAPAGAAQMVGISALRAWPAEGGLHLYSAGSGLLGWSAGLGITAVQGYAGSYSGLPAPRRLLAAEIGGEDLLLVPGGGAAGIEGWRLGAGGALAERVSLRYGDGAARALADLAVRPGQGGGAVLLVGAVLQGSGIEVWQAGSGGVLRAVAAARDIGPISALAVAELGAQGRVLALSPGENSLYSWEIFPSGALGDMRQLRVYDGLFLDTPSLLEVTRVAGQSYALIGAGSGHLAVVALAAEGGMRVTDLVGDDLDTRFAGVTALASLTVDGQLYLVAGGRDDGLSLLTLLPGGRLLHLATLADDAGMALSDPAALALARSGRGAGTALEVYVAGGWPEGPPGAGGGISLLRAELGQIGARLQLGAGADIWQGGVGNDQVAGGAGDDTLRGGAGDDVLIDGPGRDRLHGGAGADVFVIGGDGELDRIDDFEPGVDRIDLSAMGRFYTVAALTITPSSTGARIKIGGDVLQVRSAAGTPLSAADFDIGDLRDLWHLDTSPIPEPQPVEEVPEEEEPGSEPEPPDEPPEESPGEGPGGSPGETPGGTPTAAGSLLLGGPGDDVLSGAVSDPGFDAVAASVYRLYRATLDRAPDATGLWNWSTRLLSGERDLVSVAAGFTGAPEFRQTYGAPDDAGFVTLLYRNVLGREPEPQGLGNWTARLEAGLSRERVVLGFSESPEFIAASAAGAAGHSREALQQGWVDDVFRLYQAVLDRAPDLPGLLNWSARLAQGRPFLEVVEGFTASAEFRQSYGALDAAGFVAQLYRNVLGREGDAPGQANWTARLEAGMTRAEVVRGFSQSAEFTARSAPDLLAFLRGPGEDDLLDGDGGANLLVGGMLSDRFVFRAEARGTHVVADLERWDLLVFEGFGFGSAAEVRAHLEQGEQGVAFSAQGSSVTLQGVLQSDIHDDMLLV; encoded by the coding sequence ATGGCGCAGCTCCGCCATGTGACGACGCAGTTTGCCGGGGGCGCACTCGCTCCGGCGGGCGCGGCACAGATGGTGGGGATATCGGCGCTGCGGGCGTGGCCTGCGGAGGGCGGCCTGCATCTCTACAGCGCCGGGTCCGGGCTGCTGGGCTGGTCGGCGGGGCTGGGGATCACCGCGGTCCAGGGCTATGCAGGCTCTTATTCTGGGCTTCCCGCCCCACGCCGGCTGCTGGCCGCAGAGATCGGCGGCGAAGATCTGCTGCTGGTGCCGGGCGGCGGCGCCGCGGGGATCGAGGGCTGGCGGCTCGGCGCGGGTGGCGCGCTCGCGGAGCGGGTTTCGCTGCGATACGGCGATGGCGCGGCGCGGGCGCTGGCGGATCTGGCGGTGCGTCCGGGGCAGGGCGGCGGCGCCGTTCTTCTGGTCGGCGCGGTGCTGCAGGGCAGCGGGATCGAGGTCTGGCAGGCCGGATCCGGGGGCGTGCTGCGCGCGGTGGCCGCGGCCCGGGACATCGGCCCGATCTCGGCGCTGGCGGTGGCGGAGCTTGGCGCGCAGGGCCGGGTGCTGGCGCTCTCGCCCGGGGAAAACAGTCTCTATTCCTGGGAAATATTCCCCTCCGGCGCGCTCGGCGACATGCGCCAGCTGCGGGTGTACGACGGGCTCTTTCTCGACACGCCGTCCCTGCTCGAGGTCACCCGGGTGGCCGGGCAGAGCTATGCGCTGATCGGCGCGGGTTCGGGGCACCTGGCGGTGGTGGCGCTGGCGGCGGAGGGCGGTATGCGGGTCACCGATCTTGTCGGCGACGATCTGGACACGCGCTTTGCCGGGGTCACCGCGCTGGCCAGCCTCACGGTGGACGGACAGCTCTACCTGGTGGCGGGTGGCCGCGACGACGGCCTCAGTCTGCTGACCCTGCTGCCGGGCGGGCGGTTGCTGCACCTGGCAACGCTGGCCGATGACGCGGGCATGGCGCTGAGCGATCCCGCCGCGCTGGCTCTGGCGCGCAGCGGCAGGGGGGCCGGCACCGCGCTCGAGGTCTACGTCGCCGGCGGCTGGCCCGAGGGGCCGCCGGGCGCCGGGGGCGGGATCAGCCTGCTGCGCGCCGAGCTGGGGCAGATCGGCGCAAGGCTGCAGCTTGGCGCCGGGGCGGACATCTGGCAGGGCGGCGTAGGCAACGACCAGGTCGCGGGCGGGGCAGGCGATGACACGCTGCGCGGCGGCGCCGGGGATGACGTGCTGATCGACGGGCCGGGGCGGGACCGGCTGCACGGCGGCGCCGGGGCGGATGTCTTCGTGATCGGCGGCGATGGCGAGCTTGACCGGATCGACGATTTCGAGCCGGGGGTGGATCGCATCGACCTCTCGGCCATGGGGCGGTTCTACACGGTGGCGGCGCTGACCATCACCCCCAGTTCCACCGGCGCGCGGATCAAGATCGGCGGGGATGTGCTGCAGGTGCGCAGCGCCGCGGGCACCCCGCTCTCGGCGGCGGATTTCGACATCGGGGACCTGCGCGACCTGTGGCATCTGGACACCAGCCCGATCCCCGAGCCGCAGCCGGTGGAGGAGGTGCCGGAGGAGGAAGAGCCCGGATCAGAGCCTGAACCGCCGGACGAGCCGCCAGAAGAGTCGCCGGGGGAAGGTCCGGGGGGCTCTCCGGGGGAAACTCCGGGCGGAACGCCGACCGCCGCCGGCAGCCTGCTGCTCGGCGGGCCTGGGGACGATGTGCTGAGCGGCGCGGTGAGCGATCCCGGCTTCGATGCGGTCGCGGCGTCGGTCTACCGGCTCTACCGCGCCACGCTGGACCGTGCCCCCGACGCGACCGGGCTTTGGAACTGGAGCACGCGGCTGCTCTCGGGCGAGCGCGATCTTGTCTCGGTGGCGGCGGGATTCACCGGCGCGCCCGAGTTCCGCCAGACCTATGGCGCCCCCGATGACGCCGGTTTCGTGACGCTGCTCTATCGCAACGTGCTGGGCCGGGAGCCCGAGCCGCAGGGGCTGGGCAATTGGACCGCGCGGCTCGAGGCAGGCCTGAGCCGCGAGCGGGTGGTGCTGGGGTTTTCCGAAAGCCCCGAGTTCATCGCCGCCAGTGCCGCGGGGGCGGCCGGGCACAGCCGCGAGGCGCTGCAGCAGGGCTGGGTGGATGATGTCTTCCGGCTCTACCAGGCGGTTCTGGACCGCGCCCCCGACCTGCCGGGTCTGCTGAACTGGAGCGCCCGGCTGGCGCAGGGCCGGCCGTTTCTCGAGGTGGTCGAGGGGTTCACCGCCAGCGCCGAGTTCCGCCAGAGCTACGGCGCGCTCGACGCGGCGGGCTTTGTCGCGCAGCTCTATCGCAACGTGCTGGGCCGCGAGGGCGACGCGCCGGGGCAGGCCAACTGGACCGCGCGGCTCGAGGCGGGGATGACCCGCGCCGAGGTGGTGCGCGGCTTTTCCCAGAGCGCCGAGTTCACCGCCCGCAGCGCCCCGGACCTGCTGGCTTTCCTGCGCGGGCCCGGAGAGGACGACCTGCTCGACGGCGACGGCGGCGCCAACCTGCTGGTCGGCGGCATGCTCTCGGACCGCTTCGTCTTTCGCGCCGAGGCGCGGGGCACCCATGTGGTGGCCGATCTCGAACGCTGGGACCTGCTGGTCTTCGAGGGCTTCGGTTTCGGCTCGGCGGCGGAGGTCCGGGCGCATCTGGAGCAGGGGGAGCAGGGGGTGGCGTTTTCCGCCCAAGGCAGCAGCGTCACCCTGCAGGGGGTGCTTCAATCTGATATTCACGATGACATGTTGCTGGTCTAG
- a CDS encoding DUF4214 domain-containing protein: MLFGDHALERPAEGDTVYRLYLATLDRAPNLEGYGNWSERLESGEMTLEQVAAGFTGSPEFQNTYGALDNEGFVTLLYNNVLDRDPDATGLANWTARLDDGSWSRPEVVLGFSQSPEFIGNTAADAAAYGIHHHAMTGETVASWGDDVFRLYQATLDRAPDVTGFDNWSGRLADGQSYLGVVDGFVQSREFQNTYGALDNGDFVNLLYNNVLGREADATGLENWTERLDNGMSRAEVVQGFAQSAEFTAGTEADYEAWMRSQGTDDVLEGGTGEDVLVGGTHADLFIFTSGGSATIADFEGWDTLRLEGFDFADAAEAEAAFVQDGDDLLLTAGGSDLVLLGTDLELMTGARLELA; the protein is encoded by the coding sequence GTGCTCTTCGGCGATCATGCTCTCGAGCGCCCGGCCGAGGGCGACACGGTCTACCGGCTCTACCTGGCGACGCTGGATCGCGCCCCCAACCTCGAGGGTTACGGCAACTGGTCGGAGCGGCTCGAGAGCGGCGAGATGACGCTCGAGCAGGTCGCGGCCGGCTTCACCGGCAGCCCCGAGTTCCAGAACACCTACGGCGCGCTCGACAACGAGGGCTTCGTCACCCTGCTCTACAACAACGTTCTGGACCGCGACCCCGATGCCACCGGGCTGGCGAACTGGACCGCGCGGCTCGACGATGGCTCCTGGAGCCGCCCCGAGGTGGTGCTGGGCTTCTCGCAGAGCCCCGAGTTCATCGGCAACACCGCGGCGGATGCGGCGGCCTACGGTATTCACCACCACGCTATGACCGGCGAGACCGTGGCCTCCTGGGGGGATGATGTCTTCCGGCTCTACCAGGCGACGCTGGACCGCGCACCGGATGTCACCGGCTTTGACAACTGGAGCGGCCGGCTGGCCGACGGGCAGTCCTATCTCGGGGTGGTCGACGGATTCGTGCAGAGCCGCGAGTTCCAGAACACTTACGGCGCGCTCGACAACGGTGATTTCGTCAACCTGCTCTACAACAACGTGCTGGGCCGCGAGGCCGATGCCACGGGGCTGGAGAACTGGACCGAGCGGCTCGACAACGGCATGAGCCGTGCCGAGGTGGTGCAGGGCTTTGCCCAGAGCGCCGAGTTCACCGCCGGTACCGAGGCCGATTACGAGGCCTGGATGCGGAGCCAGGGCACCGATGACGTGCTCGAAGGCGGCACCGGCGAGGATGTTCTGGTCGGCGGGACCCATGCGGATCTGTTCATCTTCACCAGCGGCGGCAGTGCCACGATCGCCGATTTCGAGGGCTGGGACACGCTGCGCCTCGAGGGCTTCGACTTTGCCGATGCGGCAGAGGCGGAAGCGGCCTTCGTACAGGACGGCGACGACCTGCTGCTGACCGCGGGCGGCTCGGACCTGGTGCTGCTGGGCACCGATCTCGAGCTGATGACCGGGGCGCGGCTCGAGCTGGCCTGA
- a CDS encoding DUF2793 domain-containing protein, translating into MSDLSANLSLPYLAPAQAQKHVIHNEALLRLDALVQLAVQSRNLSEPPAAPAPGARYLLPAGASGAWSGQGGALAFWDGSAWQFLAPGPGWRAFVLDEAAALVWQGGDWQEMPLPGRGQMLELGVNAAPDAVNRLAVASEATLFSHAGAGHQLKINKAAAEDAASLLFQSGWSGRAEMGCAGGDDFAVKVSDDGANWRTGLSVSAATGVAHLPQGARVDGALSGSGVLGTVAQAAGESTGALLEQGSGAAGSYLRLADGTQLCWHRLTSSAAGVVGWNYPAGFAAPPVVSGSCASGAAQLLSVGAVAAGSAEISAWDLSGARVATACAVLAVGRWV; encoded by the coding sequence ATGTCCGATCTGTCCGCCAATCTCTCGCTGCCCTATCTCGCCCCGGCGCAGGCGCAGAAGCACGTCATCCACAACGAGGCGCTGCTGCGGCTCGATGCGCTGGTGCAGCTGGCGGTGCAGAGTCGCAACCTTTCCGAGCCGCCCGCCGCGCCCGCGCCCGGCGCGCGTTACCTGCTGCCCGCTGGGGCGAGCGGCGCCTGGTCGGGGCAGGGCGGGGCGCTGGCTTTCTGGGACGGCAGCGCCTGGCAGTTCCTTGCGCCGGGGCCGGGCTGGCGCGCTTTCGTGCTCGACGAGGCGGCGGCGCTGGTCTGGCAGGGCGGCGATTGGCAGGAGATGCCGCTGCCCGGCCGGGGCCAGATGCTCGAGCTTGGGGTGAATGCCGCGCCCGACGCGGTGAACCGGCTGGCGGTGGCTTCGGAGGCGACGCTGTTCAGCCACGCCGGCGCCGGTCACCAGCTGAAGATCAACAAGGCGGCGGCGGAGGATGCCGCCAGCCTGCTCTTCCAGTCCGGCTGGTCGGGCCGGGCCGAGATGGGCTGCGCCGGGGGGGATGATTTCGCGGTGAAGGTCTCGGACGATGGCGCGAACTGGCGGACCGGGCTGAGCGTTTCGGCGGCCACGGGGGTGGCGCATCTGCCGCAGGGCGCGCGGGTCGATGGCGCGCTCTCTGGCTCGGGTGTGCTCGGCACGGTGGCGCAGGCGGCCGGCGAGAGCACCGGCGCGCTGCTCGAGCAGGGCTCGGGCGCGGCGGGCAGCTATTTGCGGCTGGCGGACGGCACGCAGCTTTGCTGGCATAGGCTGACCAGCAGCGCGGCGGGGGTGGTCGGCTGGAACTACCCGGCGGGGTTTGCCGCGCCGCCCGTGGTGAGTGGCAGCTGTGCCTCGGGCGCGGCGCAGCTGCTCTCGGTGGGCGCCGTGGCCGCGGGCAGCGCCGAGATCTCGGCCTGGGACCTCAGCGGCGCGCGGGTCGCCACCGCCTGCGCGGTTCTGGCAGTGGGCCGCTGGGTCTGA
- a CDS encoding glycosyltransferase, with protein MSPLLSKLRSTARRVLKGPPPPPDGHQYHGAFRGNLDGLSDEGVIRGWVIHRESKKGRVPVGLYAGTTLLDARIADELREDVRVATGGEATCGFQFGLTETHYQKIAEAGGALQLRTEGPEAVELGRLQLAVEEDTPGVGADLMTRCRFALKRELAAMHALLEGTPAAEALPAAPEPRPALDRHRNLFTTDRLVPDIPESGQPAYLDYVRYRYRLDDRYPVEPGLECQDHYLYWYMTAYRSGEKHRIPLSAQQIAYLNAPQTMGGQTSTLTRVMWWRLMGRPDMLGRLNLNDRDAYLDVLFWWVHQDVATLYFEDCLVPEEVAEALREVPPARRLAAFPLSQFAARFHAENPKLKFLDIETAEGRKTLMLVLLLQAAQRPDLLRYIPQEQIDALLAPGASGGASELELFINALLEEGDEPTLQPIALPRARYAAALRRKYFDLGSRAFLTFDQAGNRFEAAAMPLPDPTRREVDVQLIGPLAKASGLGQATRLSAEILRATGLDVRGVDFDLDNPAPEGFSSETLIEDYGPAKINLLHLNAESVPLAYAYQPDVFSGAYNIGYFFWELDMPAYCHYLGMSLLDEIWVSTDYGLRIYKPGAEGKPVVNVGMCYEEHPDITRETARGFVEARFGFDASHHVCLVAFDSFSFVQRKNPVAVLEAFQQAFEGVPEARLVVKTQNRTKVFDPVQVALWKRVDAIIESDPRIVVMNETLSYRDLLQLKAGSDCYISLHKSEGWGFGMIEAMALKVPVICTAYSGNMDFCSDETAWLVDYEEVPLEQGDYIFVREGSLWAEPSVADAARQLRAARDNPEASRAKAEAAYSHIRENFSVDAIAGRYGGRLREILAELQAPRAR; from the coding sequence ATGAGCCCGCTGCTCTCCAAGCTCCGCTCCACCGCCCGCCGGGTGCTGAAGGGCCCGCCGCCGCCGCCCGATGGCCACCAGTACCACGGCGCCTTCCGCGGCAATCTCGACGGGCTCTCCGACGAGGGGGTGATCCGTGGCTGGGTGATCCACCGCGAGAGCAAGAAGGGCCGGGTGCCGGTCGGGCTCTATGCCGGGACCACCCTGCTCGATGCGCGCATCGCCGACGAGCTACGCGAGGACGTGCGCGTCGCCACCGGCGGCGAGGCGACCTGCGGCTTCCAGTTCGGCCTGACCGAGACCCATTATCAGAAGATCGCCGAGGCTGGCGGCGCGCTGCAGCTGCGCACCGAGGGGCCGGAGGCGGTCGAGCTGGGGCGGCTGCAGCTCGCGGTCGAGGAAGACACCCCCGGCGTCGGCGCCGATTTGATGACCCGCTGCCGCTTTGCGCTGAAGCGCGAGCTGGCAGCGATGCACGCGCTGCTGGAGGGGACGCCTGCCGCCGAGGCCCTGCCGGCAGCGCCCGAGCCGCGCCCCGCGCTGGACCGGCACCGCAACCTCTTCACCACCGACCGGCTGGTGCCGGACATCCCCGAGAGCGGCCAGCCCGCCTATCTCGATTACGTGCGCTACCGCTACCGGCTGGATGATCGCTACCCGGTCGAGCCCGGGCTCGAGTGCCAGGACCACTACCTTTACTGGTACATGACCGCCTACCGCAGCGGCGAGAAGCACCGCATCCCGCTTTCGGCGCAGCAGATCGCCTATCTCAACGCGCCGCAGACCATGGGCGGGCAGACCAGCACGCTCACCCGCGTCATGTGGTGGCGGCTCATGGGCCGGCCCGACATGCTGGGGCGGCTCAACCTCAACGACCGCGACGCCTATCTCGACGTGCTGTTCTGGTGGGTGCATCAGGACGTGGCCACGCTCTACTTCGAGGATTGCCTGGTGCCGGAGGAGGTCGCCGAGGCGCTGCGCGAGGTGCCCCCGGCTCGCCGGCTCGCCGCCTTCCCGCTGAGCCAGTTCGCCGCGCGCTTCCACGCCGAGAACCCAAAGCTGAAGTTCCTCGACATCGAAACCGCCGAGGGCCGCAAGACCCTGATGCTGGTGCTGCTGCTGCAGGCGGCGCAGCGCCCCGACCTGCTGCGCTACATCCCGCAGGAGCAGATCGACGCGCTGCTCGCCCCGGGCGCTTCCGGCGGAGCCTCGGAACTCGAACTCTTCATCAACGCCCTCCTCGAAGAGGGTGATGAGCCCACCCTCCAGCCCATTGCCCTGCCCCGCGCCCGCTACGCCGCGGCGCTGCGCCGCAAGTACTTCGATCTCGGCAGTCGCGCCTTCCTGACCTTCGACCAGGCCGGCAACCGTTTCGAGGCCGCCGCCATGCCGCTGCCCGATCCCACCCGCCGCGAGGTCGACGTGCAGCTCATCGGCCCGCTCGCCAAGGCCTCGGGCCTCGGCCAGGCCACGCGGCTCTCGGCCGAGATCCTGCGCGCCACCGGGCTCGACGTGCGCGGCGTCGACTTCGACCTCGACAACCCGGCGCCCGAGGGCTTCTCCTCGGAGACGCTGATCGAGGATTACGGCCCGGCGAAGATCAACCTGCTGCATCTCAACGCGGAATCCGTGCCGCTGGCCTATGCCTACCAGCCCGATGTCTTCTCGGGCGCCTACAACATCGGCTATTTCTTCTGGGAACTCGACATGCCGGCCTATTGCCACTACCTCGGCATGTCGCTGCTCGATGAGATCTGGGTTTCCACCGACTACGGGCTGCGGATCTACAAGCCGGGGGCCGAGGGCAAGCCGGTGGTCAACGTCGGCATGTGCTACGAGGAGCACCCCGACATCACCCGCGAGACCGCCCGCGGCTTCGTCGAGGCGCGCTTCGGCTTCGATGCGAGCCACCACGTCTGCCTCGTCGCCTTCGACAGCTTCTCCTTCGTGCAGCGCAAGAACCCGGTGGCGGTGCTCGAAGCCTTCCAGCAGGCCTTCGAGGGCGTGCCCGAGGCGCGGCTGGTGGTGAAGACGCAGAACCGCACCAAGGTCTTCGACCCGGTGCAGGTGGCGCTCTGGAAACGCGTCGACGCGATCATCGAGAGCGATCCGCGCATCGTGGTGATGAACGAGACGCTGAGCTACCGCGACCTGCTGCAGCTCAAGGCCGGCTCGGATTGCTACATCTCGCTGCACAAGTCCGAGGGCTGGGGCTTTGGTATGATCGAGGCCATGGCGCTGAAGGTGCCGGTGATCTGCACCGCCTATTCCGGCAACATGGACTTCTGCTCCGACGAGACCGCCTGGCTGGTGGACTATGAGGAGGTGCCGCTCGAGCAGGGCGATTACATCTTCGTGCGCGAGGGCTCGCTCTGGGCCGAGCCCTCGGTCGCCGATGCCGCCCGCCAGCTGCGCGCTGCGCGCGACAATCCGGAGGCCAGCCGCGCCAAGGCCGAGGCGGCCTATTCCCACATTCGGGAGAATTTCTCGGTAGACGCCATCGCCGGCCGCTACGGCGGGCGGCTGCGGGAGATCCTCGCCGAGTTGCAGGCGCCGCGGGCGCGCTGA
- the gmd gene encoding GDP-mannose 4,6-dehydratase gives MKTAFITGITGQDGAYLAKLLLEKGYEVHGGVRRISHSETLRLELLGIADQVTLHEFDLTEQNNIFRTIQKIEMDEFYNLAAQSFVGASWDLPIYTSDVDAMGVVRVLDTLRSLRPDVRFYQASTSEMFGLVQAVPQSETTPLYPRSPYGVAKVYGHYITKNYRESFGLHASSGILFNHESPLRGAEFVTRKITLGLAALARGGEAAVELGNMDAQRDWGFAGDYVEGMWRMLQQEEADDYVLATGVTTTIRDFFTYAAEELGMELAWEGEGEAETATDRKSGKLVMKVNPKFYRPAEVDLLIGDATKAREKLGWEARTDIRALARMMAKSDYDALA, from the coding sequence ATGAAGACAGCATTCATCACCGGCATCACCGGGCAGGACGGCGCCTATCTCGCGAAGCTGCTGCTCGAGAAAGGCTACGAGGTCCACGGCGGGGTGCGGCGCATCTCCCATTCCGAGACCCTCCGGCTGGAGCTGCTGGGGATCGCCGATCAGGTCACCCTGCACGAGTTCGACCTGACCGAGCAGAACAACATCTTCCGCACCATCCAGAAGATCGAGATGGACGAGTTCTACAACCTCGCGGCGCAGAGCTTCGTCGGCGCCTCCTGGGACCTGCCGATCTACACTTCCGACGTCGATGCCATGGGCGTGGTGCGGGTGCTCGACACGCTGCGCAGCCTGCGCCCGGACGTGCGCTTCTACCAGGCCTCGACCTCCGAGATGTTCGGCCTCGTGCAGGCGGTGCCGCAGAGCGAGACCACGCCGCTCTACCCGCGCTCGCCCTATGGCGTGGCCAAGGTCTACGGCCATTACATCACCAAGAACTACCGCGAGAGCTTCGGCCTGCACGCCAGCTCGGGGATCCTGTTCAACCACGAAAGCCCGCTGCGCGGCGCCGAGTTCGTCACCCGCAAGATCACCCTCGGCCTGGCGGCGCTGGCCCGCGGCGGCGAGGCGGCGGTGGAGCTCGGCAACATGGACGCGCAGCGCGACTGGGGCTTTGCCGGCGATTACGTCGAGGGCATGTGGCGCATGCTGCAGCAGGAGGAGGCCGATGACTACGTGCTGGCCACCGGGGTGACCACGACGATCCGCGACTTCTTCACCTATGCCGCCGAAGAGCTGGGCATGGAACTGGCCTGGGAAGGCGAGGGAGAAGCCGAGACCGCCACCGACCGCAAGAGCGGCAAGCTGGTGATGAAGGTGAACCCGAAGTTCTACCGCCCCGCCGAGGTCGACCTGCTGATCGGCGATGCGACCAAGGCCCGCGAGAAGCTCGGCTGGGAGGCGCGCACCGACATTCGCGCGCTGGCGCGGATGATGGCCAAGTCCGACTACGACGCGCTCGCCTGA
- a CDS encoding glycosyltransferase, protein MAETDPSLAPVRLLLHGGEDRTLGGPSVRVPRSAEALRQIGWPAEAGLYESAAEIPEETVHLFNVWPPESALAALRDLRAAGKRVVFSPIYLDFSEMPLWEPLQQPDLPPQTRAALRRQLQTRGQHHEIAPGYHAMVREMLALCDHVIFLSEAERAALAALGAEVPPERASLVHNPVDAALWPGGDPALFRQAHLPAGAGDYVICIGRVEPRKNQLSLARALRDLPLDLVLVGHDGDPGYAARIRSELGERLIRPGRLEPGGEMLRSALAGARAFVLPSWAEGASLAALEAAAAGVPLVLSERSSEREYFGDLARYCDPADPESLRAALAATLADPDAADRADALRAHVARHMSWEGYAHATAEAYQRALQSPPKTPPETSPDQILPPLLAGEIAQAGSEATEQKIRFGAGWQAPEEGLRRTSAPRAELWLRGDRALRPGQEALLLHLGISGTRADGETAELRVQCGRACLYAAPVTGTGLPGDLLLRLPASALDGAGELPLVLELPPGLGLGFARLLDPELCNPLYLLPNPQDWSFGLLPQEIDLGLAAQRALLAPGLQASAAWGAGSRAPQLALFLPILPGAPAQRLTLSLRPVASPEAPSGARISCNGRLLAEPRWQSSTPVELDLELQAADLQAAPAVLLIEPLSSATPAVLGLGQERGLAGLGLFDLSLTPEG, encoded by the coding sequence ATGGCCGAAACCGACCCCTCCCTCGCCCCCGTGCGCCTGCTGCTGCATGGCGGCGAGGACCGCACGCTCGGCGGCCCCAGCGTGCGGGTGCCGCGCAGCGCCGAGGCGCTGCGGCAGATCGGCTGGCCCGCAGAGGCCGGGCTCTACGAAAGCGCCGCGGAGATCCCCGAGGAGACCGTGCATCTCTTCAACGTCTGGCCGCCCGAGAGCGCTCTGGCGGCGCTGCGCGATCTCAGGGCCGCGGGCAAGCGGGTGGTTTTCTCGCCGATCTACCTCGATTTCAGCGAGATGCCGCTCTGGGAGCCCCTGCAGCAGCCGGATCTGCCGCCGCAGACCCGCGCCGCGCTGCGCCGCCAGCTGCAGACCCGCGGCCAGCACCACGAGATCGCCCCGGGCTATCACGCCATGGTGCGCGAGATGCTGGCGCTCTGCGATCACGTGATCTTCCTCAGCGAGGCCGAGCGCGCGGCGCTGGCGGCACTCGGCGCCGAGGTGCCGCCCGAGCGCGCCAGCCTGGTCCACAACCCGGTCGATGCGGCGCTCTGGCCGGGCGGCGATCCGGCGCTTTTCCGGCAGGCCCACCTGCCCGCGGGCGCCGGCGATTACGTGATCTGCATCGGCCGCGTCGAGCCGCGCAAGAACCAGCTCAGCCTCGCGCGGGCGCTGCGGGACCTGCCGCTCGATCTGGTGCTGGTCGGCCATGACGGCGATCCCGGCTATGCCGCGCGGATCCGCTCTGAGCTCGGGGAGCGGCTGATCCGCCCGGGGCGGCTCGAGCCCGGCGGCGAGATGCTGCGCTCGGCGCTGGCAGGCGCCCGCGCCTTCGTGCTGCCGAGCTGGGCCGAGGGCGCCTCGCTCGCGGCGCTCGAGGCGGCGGCGGCGGGCGTGCCGCTGGTGCTCTCGGAGCGTTCCTCGGAGCGCGAATACTTCGGCGACCTCGCGCGCTACTGCGATCCCGCCGACCCCGAGAGCCTGCGCGCCGCGCTCGCGGCCACGCTGGCCGACCCGGACGCCGCCGACCGTGCCGACGCGCTGCGCGCGCATGTCGCCCGGCACATGTCCTGGGAGGGCTATGCCCACGCCACCGCCGAGGCCTACCAGCGCGCGCTGCAGAGCCCGCCCAAAACGCCCCCAGAGACGTCTCCCGACCAGATCCTGCCACCGCTGCTCGCCGGCGAGATCGCCCAGGCCGGCAGCGAGGCGACCGAGCAGAAGATCCGCTTCGGCGCCGGCTGGCAGGCACCGGAAGAGGGGCTGCGCCGGACCTCCGCGCCGCGCGCCGAGCTCTGGCTGCGCGGAGACCGCGCGCTGCGCCCCGGGCAGGAGGCGCTCCTGCTGCACCTAGGCATCAGCGGCACACGCGCCGACGGCGAGACCGCCGAGCTGCGCGTCCAGTGCGGCAGGGCCTGCCTCTATGCCGCGCCGGTCACCGGCACCGGCCTGCCCGGCGACCTGCTGCTGCGCCTGCCCGCCAGCGCGCTCGATGGGGCGGGCGAGCTGCCGCTGGTGCTCGAACTGCCCCCCGGCCTCGGTCTCGGCTTCGCGCGGCTGCTCGACCCCGAGCTTTGCAACCCGCTCTATCTGCTTCCCAACCCGCAGGATTGGAGCTTTGGCCTGCTGCCGCAGGAGATCGACCTCGGCCTCGCGGCGCAGCGCGCCCTGCTCGCCCCGGGCCTCCAGGCCAGTGCCGCCTGGGGCGCCGGATCGCGCGCGCCGCAACTGGCGCTTTTCCTGCCGATCCTGCCCGGCGCCCCAGCGCAGCGCCTCACGCTCAGCCTGCGCCCGGTGGCCAGCCCCGAGGCCCCCTCGGGCGCGCGGATCTCCTGCAACGGCAGGCTGCTGGCCGAACCGCGCTGGCAAAGCAGCACCCCGGTGGAGCTCGACCTCGAACTGCAGGCGGCCGACCTGCAAGCCGCGCCCGCGGTGCTGCTGATCGAGCCGCTCTCCTCGGCCACCCCGGCGGTTCTCGGCCTCGGGCAGGAGCGCGGCCTGGCCGGGCTCGGGCTCTTCGACCTCAGCCTGACGCCGGAGGGATGA